The genomic interval AGCGATTGCCAGACTCAGACAAGGAATTTCAGACAAGGACATGAAGAGAAACAGGTAACCCGTGACGATATTGATACTGACTTAACAGTCTAGTCTTTGTTTGCGGTTAGTTGTTAGGGGATGGAAAAGAAGGGAAATTCATGGCAAATAGTCCAGCGCTGACCATTGTGAATTAACAGGGTGAGGTTCGCAACGGTAAATTTGAATTGCACCGGACAATCCTGAAACTCTGCCCAGGCAGCCCGAAAATTCTGCCTGGTCAAATCTCGAAAGCCAACGGTGAGATGGGGGGCAAAGGGACGGGTTTTTGAGACTGGATCAATGATGCCCAAAGTTGATTCCATAGCAGTCATCAGGTCTGCCTGTAATCCGAGTAATTCCGGAGTTTTTTGGACATTGATGTAAATGACACGCGGCGCAAAGGCTGCAAACCCCGACAGGGTGATGGGAACCGACGGATGCTGAAGCGCGAACTCACTTAAGGTGTGATTCAAACTTGACAAATCTTGCTCCAGCCATTCAAAGGGGGGCTGAAGCGTAATGTGGGGTGGAGATTTGAGGGCAGCCTGACTGTTGTAGCGATCGACAAAAACCTGCTGCACTCCCCTGGCATATTCCTGCACCTCCTGGGGGGGCAAAAGCGCAATAAAAAAACGATGTTTAGAAGAATTCAAGGCTCTGAAAATTAGAGTTTGATAGCTTTAGAGAATTGGTTTGACTTAATTCTTTTGTAACAGTGTTAGGAATTGACTAATATTTGTTTTATTTTTTGAAGGACTAATATCTAGCGATGCAAGAGGTTATGCAAGAAGCAGACTTAACTGGTCTAGCTTGGGCAGGTTTAGCCACATTTGCACTATATGGATGGGGATTGGGTTTAGCTGTTGCAGCTTTGGTAGGTTTTACCAGCCTTGTAATTACACGATTTAGCAAACACAGAAATAATAACCAAGCTTATGCAGCATTTGTTCTAGCGATTAGTGGGGCGACAATTGGTCTACTGGTAATACTGCCAGTAGCCGCCACAGTTGTTTATTTCACCGATGTTTTTCAAAAATGTGGTTATTTTGAATGCAACATGTTATCGGGATTAGTGATTCAAACGGTTAGAGCTGCCCCGTCTGTAGGAGGAATTGTTGCAGTCATAGGATGCTTGAGATCATAGTTACAACTTCTCGTTTATTTCATTCGATCTCTATCCCTCACCAACTATTGTATTTTCCAAATACCCTCTCAACAATCCATAACTCATAATTCATCATTCAAAACTCTCTATGCCCTGGTTTGTCAAAATTGAGGAAGGAACGGTCGATAAAGCTACCTTCGATCGCTACGTTCCGGCTCACAAAGCCTATGTACAAGAACTCATTGCCAAAGGACATCAGGCAAAAACAGGCTATTGGGCTTGTTTTGGGGGTGGGATGCTGTTGTTTCAGGCAGCATCAATGGCGGAGGCAAAGGCGATCGTTGCCCAAGACCCGCTGGTTGCCAATAACTGTGTGAGCTATAAGCTTTACGAATGGCGAATTGTGGTAGGGGAAGAGGGGGAGGGATGAGGGGAGTGGGGAGTAGGAAGTAGGGAATGGGGAGTGGACAGGCGGAGAGCAGAGGGGGAAACAGATAGCTTTTA from Kovacikia minuta CCNUW1 carries:
- a CDS encoding 2'-5' RNA ligase family protein, whose amino-acid sequence is MNSSKHRFFIALLPPQEVQEYARGVQQVFVDRYNSQAALKSPPHITLQPPFEWLEQDLSSLNHTLSEFALQHPSVPITLSGFAAFAPRVIYINVQKTPELLGLQADLMTAMESTLGIIDPVSKTRPFAPHLTVGFRDLTRQNFRAAWAEFQDCPVQFKFTVANLTLLIHNGQRWTICHEFPFFSIP
- a CDS encoding YciI family protein yields the protein MPWFVKIEEGTVDKATFDRYVPAHKAYVQELIAKGHQAKTGYWACFGGGMLLFQAASMAEAKAIVAQDPLVANNCVSYKLYEWRIVVGEEGEG